GTCCAAATTCTTCTATACTTCATCCAGCAGTATCAACGTGTAATGAATATTGCGGCCAATAAACTGTTCATTTTTCAGCGCGCAGTCGGGTGGTTCCCTGTGCATAAAAGAGAGCATTTTATTTTTAATAAAGGGTCGCTTTTTAAGCAAAGGAAAAAAGGATGAGATTAAAAAAGAAAAAAGTCGAACCGATGAAAATTCAGGACATTACCATTATTGATAATGCCCGACTTAAAAAAGCCATTACCGCTGCCGCATTGGGTAATGCGATGGAATGGTTTGATTTTGGCGTATATGGTTTTGTGGCGTATGCACTTGGACAGGTCTTTTTCCCCGGCGCTGACCCCGGCGTACAAATGATTGCCGCGTTGGCAACGTTCTCGGTTCCCTTTTTGGTGCGGCCACTCGGCGGGCTATTCTTTGGGGCGATGGGGGATAAATTTGGCCGCCAGAAAGTCTTGTCGATCACTATTATTATCATGTCGGTGAGCACATTCTGTATCGGTTTGATTCCTTCTTATGAATCGATCGGTATCTGGGCACCGATATTACTGCTGTTGGCGAAACTGGCGCAGGGATTCTCCGTCGGCGGAGAATATACCGGCGCGGCGATTTTTGTTGCCGAATATTCCCCGGACAGACGTCGCGGGTTTTTAGGGAGCTGGCTGGATTTCGGCTCTATTGCCGGGTTCGTAATGGGGGCAGGTGTCGTGGTGCTCATTTCTTCCATCGTGGGAGAAGAAAGCTTTCTGGACTGGGGATGGCGTATTCCGTTCTTTATTGCCGCGCCGCTTGGATTAATTGGAATTTACTTGCGCCATGCGCTGGAAGAAACGCCGACGTTCCAACAGCACGTTGACAAGATTGATAAAGAATCAAAAGACAGCATCCAATCCCCGCCGAAGATCTCCCTGCGTGAAATTGTGACCAAACAATGGAAAGGTTTGTTGATCTGTATCGGGATGGTGATTACCACCAATGTCACCTATTACATGCTGCTGACCTATATGCCGAGTTACCTTTCACACAGCCTGAATTACTCGGAAGATCATGGGGTGATGATTATTATCGCCGTCATGATCGGGATGCTGTTTGTGCAGCCAGTGATGGGGCTAATGAGCGACCGTTACGGACGTAAACCGTTTATTATTTGCGGCAGTATTGGGCTGCTGTTGCTATCGGTGCCCAGCTTTATCTTGATTAACAGCGATGTGATTGGGCTGATCTTCTGCGGATTGCTGATGCTGGCCGTACTGCTGAATTCCTTCACGGGGGTGATGGCGTCAACGCTCCCCGCACTGTTCCCCACGCACATTCGTTATAGCGCGCTGGCGACGTCATTTAACGTTTCCGTACTGGTTGCGGGCTTTACGCCAACGGCGGCGGCGTGGCTGGTGGAGTCTACCGGTAACTTATATATGCCGGCGTATTACCTGATGGTGATTGGTCTGATCGGCTTAATTACCGGGATGTCGATGCGTGAAACGGCTAACCAGCCGCTGAAAGGCGCAACGCCAGCGGCGTCGGATCGGACGGAAGCCAAAGAGCTGCTGCAGGAACAGTACGACAATATTGAACAGAAAATAGAAGAGATTGATGAACAAATTGCTGAGCTGGAGAAGAAAAGGAAACGGCTGACTGAACAGCATCCTGAAATTAATTAACACAATAATGCTGTGGATGGTGCCAGCGGCTACGGAATGTAGCCGCTGGAATAAGATAGTTAGCGGAACGGCGGTTCGTTAAAGGTGCGTAGTTTGCGTGAGTGCAGCTTGTCGCTTTCCGCCCGCAGCAGATCGATGGCGCAGATGCCAATCTGCAAATGCTCCGAAATCGCCCCTTCATAGAAACGGTTTGCCTGTCCCGGCAGTTTGATTTCACCGTGCAGCGGCTTATCCGACACGCATAGCAGCGTGCCGTAAGGGACACGGAAGCGATAACCCTGGGCGGCAATTGTTGCACTTTCCATATCTACTGCGACGGCTCGGCTGAGGTTAAAGCGCAGGGCGGAGGCTGCGTAGCGTAATTCCCAGTTGCGGTCATCGGTGGTCACCACCGTGCCGGTACGCAGGCGCTGTTTAACCTCTTCTCCCGGCATGCCGCTGACCATCTTGGTGGCGTCGTACAGCGCGCGCTGCACTTCAGCGATGCTGGGAATCGGGATGTCAGGCGGTAACACCGCGTCCAGTACGTGATCGTCACGCAGGTAAGCGTGCGCCAGCACATAATCGCCGATGGACTGGCTTTCGCGCAGGCCACCGCAGTGGCCGATCATCAGCCAGGCATGTGGACGCATGACGGCGAGGTGATCGCAGATGGTTTTGGCATTGGATGGCCCGACACCAATATTGACCATCGTAATCCCTTTCCCCTGACGAGGAATCAGATGATAGGCGGGCATCTGGTGGTTCTTCCATGCCAGATCGGACACCGTTTGCTCGGGGTTAGGCGTGTCGGCCGTGATGTAGATGCCGCCTGCGCAGGATAGCGCCTCATACGGGCTATTGGGATCGGCAATCTGCGCACACGCCCAGCGCACAAACTCATCGACATAGCGCGTGTAGTTGGTGAAAAGGATGAATGGCTGAATATGTTCCACCGGCGTGCCGGTATAGTGGCGAAGGCGTGCCAGTGAGAAATCGGTGCGCAGCGCGTCGAAGTGCGACAGCGGCGACGTGGTAGTCGCGTGGAACAGACCATCTGCCGTCTCGTCCCCAATCTGTGACAGTTCCGTGGTGGGGAAATGCTTGGCGATGCCGGCGCTCATGGAACGGTCAAGAATCAGGTCGGAACCGTCGAGTACGTAGGGGAACGGGATTTCCTGCTGAGACGGGCTGACCTCAATGGTGACATCATAATCCCCCTCCAGCAGCGCCAACTGTTCTGCCAAATAAGCACGCAGGAATGCCGGACGGGTCACGGTGGTGGAGTAGCTGCCGGGATGGGTAAAACGCCCATAGGCGCGATGGCGGGGATGGCCGGTCGAATTGCCGCTCCAACTGACGCGCAAGGCCGGGTAGGAAAATAATCCCGCCGCGCGCGCGTTGGCATCGGGCAGGGTGCCATCATTGATGAAGTCCCCGATGGCGTCGCGCAGCGCTGAGACGGCGTCATCATACAGTGCTTCCAGTTTATCCAGAGTCTGCGTGACGGTAAGACTGACGTGGGATCCGCTGTTATGCATATTCTCTCCTTTAAATTCTGTACTTAGGCAGAAGTTAGCTCACAGCGTAACTGAACATGCACAGTCCCGCCATCGTGAAATCTGGCGGAGCGGTAAGCGTGAAGATAAGCCAGCGCTTAGGCGGTCTCCCTCGATAGATTAGTGCTTGTGGCGACCGGAGAGGTTCGCCGCGCTCACGGCCAGTATCGACAGCACGCCGAGTGCGGCTGCCGGTGCCAGCACGCCCCAGAAGGCACGTTCGATATACGGCATCCCTTCTGCCAGCACGCGTCCCCATTCCGGTGTCGGCGGGGAGGCGCCCAGACCTAAAAAGCCGAGCGATGCCAGCGCCAGCGCGATGCCTGGTAGTTTTAGCATCGCGTGACGGAAAAGCGGGCCAATCAGCGCGGGCAGAATATAGAACAGGCTGCGCCGTATCGGGCCGACGCCGAGAATCGGCAGCATGCGAATATAAGGGCGCGCATTGATTTCAGCCACCAGTGCCGCCGTGTGGGCTGCAAGCGGTGCCCAACTGACGGCAATGACGGCAATCGCCGCACCCGTTGCCGTCGGGCCGTTTACCGCAGCAACCAGCAGCCCGGCAATCACTGGCGGCAGGGCGTTAGTGACTTCAATGGGGCCGGTGAGCAGACGCGGAAACAGCCCAACCAACAGCCCGATTGCCAGACAGGCCAGCGATACCACCAGCGCCAGCAGACAGGTATTGAGCGTACCGTGTGCGACGCGCGCCAGTAAATCACGCCCCATCGCGTCCGCGCCAAAAGGCAGCAGCAACGATGGTGGTTGCAGGCGCAGAAAAGCAGAAGTGTAGGGATCGCGCGGCAAGCCAGCCAGTAACAGCAGCGCCAGCAGTAGCACACAGAGAATCGGCAGCCAGACAGCATGACGAGACACGGGGCTGCCGCGATCTTCCGGTACGGGCATCGCTCCACTCCGCAGCGCGCGCCCGAGAATCAGCAGCCGTACGCCGCTGGCGGCTATGCCAGCCAGCGAGGCGATGAGTAACAGAATCAGCACGCCGACCTGCAAGGCGGGTAGATCCTGTGCTGCCGCGGCACCCAGTGTCGCGCGTCCGAGACCGGGAATCGCAAAGACTTTTTCGACGGCGATGGCTCCGCCGGTTAATGAGACCAGCACCAGCCCGACCAGCGGCATGACGCTCGGCAACGTGCGCTTCAGCACCGCCAGTGCGATATGACGACGGCTGACGCCTGCCACGCTCCAGGTGGTAAGCCAGTTTTCGCTAAAAGTGGCGGAGATCGCATCAGAAATGATCCGGCCAAGGTAGCCGCCTGCCGGAATACCGAGCGCCAGAGACGGGAGCACGACGTAGTGCAAGCCCTGCCAGCCATAAGGCGGGAACCACTGTAACCAGACGGCACCGACGATCAGCAAAAAGGATGCCAGCAGAAATTCGGGCAGCGCGGTAAATAAGGCGGCAAACAGGCCGTCTGAACGATGAATCTGACCACGTAACCCGTGCCGAAAGGTCGGCGCGCACAGCATGGCCGCCAGCGTGAAGGCAACCAGCGCCGAGGTAGCCATCAGCGTGAGCGAGACACCCGCCGCCTGTAGCATCCCTGGGAGCACAGGGCGGCCTGAAACCCAGGAGTTGCCTGCATCACCGTGCAGCAACCCCGTTAGCCAGTTCAGCAGTAGACGCAGCGGTCCCTGATCCAGCCCGAGAGAATGACGAATCGCGTTGAGCGTTTCCGCCGTCGCTTCCTGCTCGCCGGAACGGGCACGTAGCAGCGCCAGCGCCGGATCCTGACCGGACAACCACGGCAGCATACCAATCAGCACCACAATGCCCGCCAGCGTCAGCAGCCGCGAAAACAGCGGAATCAGCAGGCCGTATCGCGGGCGCTGCGTCTGGCGGAGGGTCGCACAGGTGCGGCAATAGAGCGATTCACTCATAAACTCGTCATCTTTCTGGTTACTGGGGCGTGTTACCCGTTATTTTGCGTCGGCGACAATGTGCGTAGCGGCGTTAATCAGCGTACGTTCACGCGGGTCACGCAGGGCGTCTTTGACCTGTGCGCTCTCACCTTGAATAACGCGCTCATGCAGCATCGGGATCGCGGCATCGCTGGCAAGGATCAGATTTTCTGCCTGCATGATGGCCTGACGACGAGCTTCACCCGCAGGAATGGCCGCCGCTTTTTGCAGTGCTTGATCGATGTCTGGGCGGCACAGCTGCGCGATGTTGAATGACCCTTCGCAGGCAAAATCGCTGTACAGGTAAGCCACCGGATCGCCGGAATCCAGCACGGTGGCGCGGGATAAAATAAAGGCCTCAAACTTGCCTGCCAGCGCGTCGGACTCAATCTGTGCATACTCACGCACGACCTGTTTCACCGTAAATCCCGCGGCGGTAAGCTGCTGCGCCAGATAGACCGCCACCTCAGGCAGCTCGGCGCGGTCGCTGAAGGTTGCCAGTGTGATCGTCGCCCCTGCAGGCGTACCGGCTTTGATCGGATTCGCCACCGGCTGGCGCAGTTCCGCTGCCCACGGCAGCGCAGGACCCAACAGACCCTGCGCGATATCGGCACGCTTCTCATAGACGTTATCCACCAACTGTTGGCGGTTGATCGCATCACGCACGGCGGCACGCATTGCAGGATCTTGCATCACGCCGTGGCGCGTATTCAGATATAGCGTATTGGTGCGCGGCATCGGGACTTCATGCACCAGCGATTGATCCAGCAGCGGTGCCTGAGAAACCGGAATGGCTTCGACAATGTCTGCTGTGCCGGTACGCAATGCAGCCGCGCGCGCTGTGCCGTCAGAGACAAAGCTGACATCGATGCCGCTGGCCTGTGCTTTCTCACCCCAGTAACCGTCGAATCTGTCCAGTACCGCGCTGCTGGTGCCGCTGACGCTACGCAGAACGAATGGGCCGCTTCCGGTATTGATCGGATTGACGACGCCATTTTTACCGTATGCCGCGGTGGAGAGAATCGCTAACTGCGGGCTGGATAAGCGCTGAGGCAGCAACGGATCCGCTTTAGCGGTAGAAACAATCACGGCGTTATCGCCATCGGCTTTCACCGTTAACTGCACGCCGTCCAGAATACGCGGCTTGGGAGCCGCGGTGGATGCTACGGTGAGCGCGTTAACCACTGTGGCGGCGTTTAACGTGGTGTTATCGTGGAAATGGACATTGGGGCGCAGTTCAAAACGCCAGGATTTATCATCGATCTGCTGCCAGGTTGTCGCCAGTGCGGGCTGGGCTTCGCCGAGTTTATCGAGTACCACCAGCGTTTCTGCCGTGCTCCAGCGCGACAGCTTAAAGGCATCGTCGCTCAGCGGCGTCAGGCCAGAGCGCGGCGGTTGAAGCATTGCCAGTTTGATGCGACCGTCATGATGCGAGGTGTGCTTTTCCTCCGGCTCGTTGAAGCAGCCTGAAAGCAGCAGCGTGGCTGATAGCAGGCCCGAAACAGGCCACAGGAGATTACGCATATTCATCAGTCTGTCCTTATTCATTCACGGTTGAAGCGGATTTAAACGGGCGGCAGATAACCATCATCGCCAGCGAACTGCACAGCGGCACCGCCGCGAGCAGCACCCACGGAATAGCGGCCTGTGGCGATGGCGTCAGCGCGCGATCGAGCTGGCTGCCGAGGATAAAGTTACCAAGCAGAACAGCGATGCCGCCCATCGACGCCAGCGCGCCATAGTGCGCCCCCAGATTCTGGTTGTTGGCAAAACGCGGGATGAGATCCATGCCTACGGGGACGATTAACATCTGCCCCAGCGTTAGCAGGGTAATCAAGGAGATAGCCGGAAGCAGGCGCTGCCATCCTTCTGGCGGTGTGCTGGAAGCAAACAGGGCGACACTAAGGAACGAGGCAGACAGCAGTGCGAAACCCAGTGGCAGCATACGCGCCGCACCAACCCGGCGGGCAAAGCGCGCCAGCGGAAGCTGTAATCCGATCACCAGCAGCGACGCCAGCACAAACAGCGGGCCGAGGTCTTTCTCGCTGCTGCCGGAGCGGTGTAGTTCAACCGGCAGCGCCAGATAGAGCTGGTTGTAGCTGAACAGGTAAGCGCTGTAGGCAATGATGAACGCCACAAAGCGCCGCTGACGGAAGGTTTCCCACCACGGGTCGATATGTAATTCACCCTGATTGCGCTGCGTCGGCGGCAGGCTGAAAAACAGGACGATGAGCGCGATAACAAAGACGCCCGCGCCTGCGAGTGCCACGCGCTGGAATCCGTACCCGGCCAGTACCGAACCGAGCAATGGCCCTAACACCGCCCCTAACTCGCCGCAAATGGCAAACAGAGCGAACCACTCGGAGCGGCTGCGTTTTCCCTCTTTTTCACTTTGCGTACCGGCCTGTGCCATTAATGCTTCAATCGCGGGGGAGAACAGTGCACCGCCGACTCCAGTCAGACAGGCACCGAGAATAATCGGCCATAGCGAATCGCCTAACGCCAGCAGTAAATAGCCGCTAATACGCACAACGCAACCGCACAGGATGATCACGCGAGCGCCGAAGCGGTCAGCCAGTGCCCCGCCGACCAGAAACATGCCTTGTTGCGAAAAGGTGCGTAAGCCAATCACCAGTCCGATGGCCCAGCCGGACAGCAGCATGTCGTCGCGCAAGAAAATTGCCAGAAACGGCACGACGGCATAAAAACCAATGTTGAAAACAAGCTGGCTGCCCAGAAGCAGTGGCGGGTAAGGCCGCGGCGGGCGGCTGGCGGTCAGGTCTGACATGTCATGGTCCGTTATAAGAAAAGTTGTTATAAAAAGCCCGTTATGGGGAAATGTGTTATTAACGCGATATTTTATTGTAAAAAAGAGGTTTTCAGCGAGCTAATAGCCAGACGTCGACAGCGTGGGCACGGCCTGCAACAGACGGGCTGTGTGTGCCTGCTGCGGCGACGCCAGCACCTCGGCAGTGGGGCGATCTTCAATGATGCATCCGCCGTCCATGACCAGCATTCTGTCGCACAGGCCGGCGAGCATGGAAATATCGTGCGAGACCATCAGCAAGCCCATTTTGTTTTGTTCGGTGACCTGCTGAAGCAGGGCTTTAATCTGTTCGCGCAGCGGTAAATCCAGACCGCTGACGGGTTCGTCCGCCAGTAAAAATTCGGGCCGAACAATCAATGCTCGTGCCAGCGCGACACGCTGTGCCTGCCCGCCGGAAAGCTGCCCGGCGACCTTGTCCAGAAGTGTGGCGCTTAGCCCCACTTGATCCATGACGTCACGCAGGCGGGCCGAATGATTTTCACTGACTCGCCAACGTTCATCGGGGCGGAGTCGCTTCAGTGGTTCGATGAGGAGATCGGCGACGCGCTGACGCGGCGCGAGCGAGCCTGCCGGATCCTGCGGAATGTACTGAACGCGGCGGCGATACCAGAGCAGCGAACGCACCGAGCCGGGGTTAATCAGGTTGCCATCGCAGTACACCGCACCACTTTCTGGCGCTTCAAGCGCGAGCAGGGTTTTTAGCAGCGTGGATTTACCACAGCCGGAGGCACCGACCAGCCCCACGCGTTCGTGCTGTTGCAGGTTTAGCGACAGGTCGTGGAAAATGGCGCTAGCAGGATCGGCCTTTTGCCACGGTAAACGTGACGTCTGGCGATAGCGGCTGACGTGTTCGAGGCTTAAAAACGGCGTGGGAACCGCATGCAGGTGGTGATTCATCCGGCAAGCGCTCCGACAGCGACTGAAGGCCGTACATTCGTCAGTAACACATTGTCAGATAAAAGCGTATCAGCGCGACGGGCGGCAGCGACCAGACTGCGGGTATACGGCTGCTGTGGCGCATTCAGCAATTGCAGCATACTGCCGGATTCAACGATCCGACCGTTTTCCATCACCAGACCGCGTTGGCAGAGCTGGGCGGCAACGGCGATATCATGCGTAATAAACAATAGGGCGGGAGCATCCGGCTGCGAACTACGTTCCTGTAAGACCTGCAATACCTGCTGCTGAGTCATGACATCCAGCGCGGTAGTGGGTTCGTCCGCCACCAGCAAACGCGTCTTGCCGAGCAGTGCAAGGGTAATACAAATGCGCTGACGCTGGCCGCCGGACAATTCGGCAGGATAGCGCTGCAACAGATTGGGGATGTCATCCAACTGCATGGCGCTAAGCAGCGCAGAAAGCTCAGCGGAAGAAGTGGTTTTCAACGCCAGTGACAGCTGTTTTCCTAACGGCATGAGAGGATTAAGCGCCGTTGCCGAGTCCTGGAACACGGCAGAGACGCGTCCGGCCTGCGGGCGCGCCAGCGCTTTCAACTGGCTGACGTCTTCGCCATTGATTCGAATACTGCCACTACTCTGACAGCCTGCTGGCGGTGTGCCGATGATCGCTTTGGCGGTGAGGGATTTACCGGAACCGGATGCGCCGAGCAAACAGACACGCTCGCCCGCGGACAGCGTAAAGCTGATATCGCTGACTTTGGTTTCACCGCCAATAGACAGGTTAAGGTTTTCTACCTGAAGAATAGCGTCTGTGTGTCTGTTCCAGTTAATCATGGCTAACGTATAAGGTCAGTGTAAATCGATATGTAATAACATAACAAATTGCAATGAAGTGATGCAAAGGAAATGTGATCCAGAGCGTATAAATTGGCGCCGCGACGCAGCCTTAGCTGACTGCGTCGATGATGAAAAAGAGGGGGATAATAAATTGTCGGAAGGTGCAGACTATCTTTAGAGCCTACTCATTCGATGAGTCAACAAGTTGTGCCAGTTCCAGCATATCAAGTCGTATGACTATACATCTTAGCCACATTCCTATGAAGATTCAGAGGTCGTTTCGTGCGCTGTACTGTCGCTATTCATTTGTGATACCGAACACGCGCCCGACTCAGGGCGCTCAGTTACCGTCGCCCTGAGAA
The genomic region above belongs to Pectobacterium colocasium and contains:
- a CDS encoding ABC transporter ATP-binding protein; translated protein: MNHHLHAVPTPFLSLEHVSRYRQTSRLPWQKADPASAIFHDLSLNLQQHERVGLVGASGCGKSTLLKTLLALEAPESGAVYCDGNLINPGSVRSLLWYRRRVQYIPQDPAGSLAPRQRVADLLIEPLKRLRPDERWRVSENHSARLRDVMDQVGLSATLLDKVAGQLSGGQAQRVALARALIVRPEFLLADEPVSGLDLPLREQIKALLQQVTEQNKMGLLMVSHDISMLAGLCDRMLVMDGGCIIEDRPTAEVLASPQQAHTARLLQAVPTLSTSGY
- the proP gene encoding glycine betaine/L-proline transporter ProP; the encoded protein is MRLKKKKVEPMKIQDITIIDNARLKKAITAAALGNAMEWFDFGVYGFVAYALGQVFFPGADPGVQMIAALATFSVPFLVRPLGGLFFGAMGDKFGRQKVLSITIIIMSVSTFCIGLIPSYESIGIWAPILLLLAKLAQGFSVGGEYTGAAIFVAEYSPDRRRGFLGSWLDFGSIAGFVMGAGVVVLISSIVGEESFLDWGWRIPFFIAAPLGLIGIYLRHALEETPTFQQHVDKIDKESKDSIQSPPKISLREIVTKQWKGLLICIGMVITTNVTYYMLLTYMPSYLSHSLNYSEDHGVMIIIAVMIGMLFVQPVMGLMSDRYGRKPFIICGSIGLLLLSVPSFILINSDVIGLIFCGLLMLAVLLNSFTGVMASTLPALFPTHIRYSALATSFNVSVLVAGFTPTAAAWLVESTGNLYMPAYYLMVIGLIGLITGMSMRETANQPLKGATPAASDRTEAKELLQEQYDNIEQKIEEIDEQIAELEKKRKRLTEQHPEIN
- a CDS encoding AMP nucleosidase; the protein is MHNSGSHVSLTVTQTLDKLEALYDDAVSALRDAIGDFINDGTLPDANARAAGLFSYPALRVSWSGNSTGHPRHRAYGRFTHPGSYSTTVTRPAFLRAYLAEQLALLEGDYDVTIEVSPSQQEIPFPYVLDGSDLILDRSMSAGIAKHFPTTELSQIGDETADGLFHATTTSPLSHFDALRTDFSLARLRHYTGTPVEHIQPFILFTNYTRYVDEFVRWACAQIADPNSPYEALSCAGGIYITADTPNPEQTVSDLAWKNHQMPAYHLIPRQGKGITMVNIGVGPSNAKTICDHLAVMRPHAWLMIGHCGGLRESQSIGDYVLAHAYLRDDHVLDAVLPPDIPIPSIAEVQRALYDATKMVSGMPGEEVKQRLRTGTVVTTDDRNWELRYAASALRFNLSRAVAVDMESATIAAQGYRFRVPYGTLLCVSDKPLHGEIKLPGQANRFYEGAISEHLQIGICAIDLLRAESDKLHSRKLRTFNEPPFR
- a CDS encoding ABC transporter permease subunit, with protein sequence MSESLYCRTCATLRQTQRPRYGLLIPLFSRLLTLAGIVVLIGMLPWLSGQDPALALLRARSGEQEATAETLNAIRHSLGLDQGPLRLLLNWLTGLLHGDAGNSWVSGRPVLPGMLQAAGVSLTLMATSALVAFTLAAMLCAPTFRHGLRGQIHRSDGLFAALFTALPEFLLASFLLIVGAVWLQWFPPYGWQGLHYVVLPSLALGIPAGGYLGRIISDAISATFSENWLTTWSVAGVSRRHIALAVLKRTLPSVMPLVGLVLVSLTGGAIAVEKVFAIPGLGRATLGAAAAQDLPALQVGVLILLLIASLAGIAASGVRLLILGRALRSGAMPVPEDRGSPVSRHAVWLPILCVLLLALLLLAGLPRDPYTSAFLRLQPPSLLLPFGADAMGRDLLARVAHGTLNTCLLALVVSLACLAIGLLVGLFPRLLTGPIEVTNALPPVIAGLLVAAVNGPTATGAAIAVIAVSWAPLAAHTAALVAEINARPYIRMLPILGVGPIRRSLFYILPALIGPLFRHAMLKLPGIALALASLGFLGLGASPPTPEWGRVLAEGMPYIERAFWGVLAPAAALGVLSILAVSAANLSGRHKH
- a CDS encoding MDR family MFS transporter, whose amino-acid sequence is MSDLTASRPPRPYPPLLLGSQLVFNIGFYAVVPFLAIFLRDDMLLSGWAIGLVIGLRTFSQQGMFLVGGALADRFGARVIILCGCVVRISGYLLLALGDSLWPIILGACLTGVGGALFSPAIEALMAQAGTQSEKEGKRSRSEWFALFAICGELGAVLGPLLGSVLAGYGFQRVALAGAGVFVIALIVLFFSLPPTQRNQGELHIDPWWETFRQRRFVAFIIAYSAYLFSYNQLYLALPVELHRSGSSEKDLGPLFVLASLLVIGLQLPLARFARRVGAARMLPLGFALLSASFLSVALFASSTPPEGWQRLLPAISLITLLTLGQMLIVPVGMDLIPRFANNQNLGAHYGALASMGGIAVLLGNFILGSQLDRALTPSPQAAIPWVLLAAVPLCSSLAMMVICRPFKSASTVNE
- a CDS encoding ATP-binding cassette domain-containing protein encodes the protein MINWNRHTDAILQVENLNLSIGGETKVSDISFTLSAGERVCLLGASGSGKSLTAKAIIGTPPAGCQSSGSIRINGEDVSQLKALARPQAGRVSAVFQDSATALNPLMPLGKQLSLALKTTSSAELSALLSAMQLDDIPNLLQRYPAELSGGQRQRICITLALLGKTRLLVADEPTTALDVMTQQQVLQVLQERSSQPDAPALLFITHDIAVAAQLCQRGLVMENGRIVESGSMLQLLNAPQQPYTRSLVAAARRADTLLSDNVLLTNVRPSVAVGALAG
- a CDS encoding ABC transporter substrate-binding protein, translating into MNMRNLLWPVSGLLSATLLLSGCFNEPEEKHTSHHDGRIKLAMLQPPRSGLTPLSDDAFKLSRWSTAETLVVLDKLGEAQPALATTWQQIDDKSWRFELRPNVHFHDNTTLNAATVVNALTVASTAAPKPRILDGVQLTVKADGDNAVIVSTAKADPLLPQRLSSPQLAILSTAAYGKNGVVNPINTGSGPFVLRSVSGTSSAVLDRFDGYWGEKAQASGIDVSFVSDGTARAAALRTGTADIVEAIPVSQAPLLDQSLVHEVPMPRTNTLYLNTRHGVMQDPAMRAAVRDAINRQQLVDNVYEKRADIAQGLLGPALPWAAELRQPVANPIKAGTPAGATITLATFSDRAELPEVAVYLAQQLTAAGFTVKQVVREYAQIESDALAGKFEAFILSRATVLDSGDPVAYLYSDFACEGSFNIAQLCRPDIDQALQKAAAIPAGEARRQAIMQAENLILASDAAIPMLHERVIQGESAQVKDALRDPRERTLINAATHIVADAK